The Antarcticibacterium flavum genome contains the following window.
CGGCGAAGAGATGCTCTTTCAGAAAAACTTCTATTGTCGGGGCAAAGGCCGCATAGCCTTTGTTTGGCCCCTCCAGAGGTTTCCCAGTAAGCTTTTCCAGATTTTCTTTGCCACGTACGTACTTTGAGCGGTTGTTTGTAACTGTAGAAGCCTCCGGGCCCACTTTGTCGTTGAGGCCTTTGGCTTTACGTTCATCCAAGACCGTCATAAAAGTTTGAAGCCCGTGGATACTACGCGGAAAACCAGCATACGCATAAAGATGAATAATTATTTCCTGAATTTCATTTATGGTTAGACCCGCATCAAGCCCGTCATTTAAGGCAGGTTTTAAGTCTTCTAAATTGCCAGTTGCCGTTAAAGCTGCAATGGAAACTATGGATTGTTGTTTAAGGCTTAGTGCCTTTTCCGTTGTTGTTCCTTGCTGTTGGGCATTTGTAGTAATGCCAAGAGACATCATCCCTACCAACAAGGTCAATATTATTTTTCTGCTAAATTCTTTCATTCTATTTTCTTTAATTTTGTTGCATTAAACCAATTTTTTGCAACCAATCATTAACTTGAGAGCGAACTTCTTCTCGTCTTTCTCCTTCGATGGCAAGGTAAATTCCATCTCTTTCCAAACCACCTCTGGTTGAATACGTTTCCAGAATATTACATTCAGGACATAGCTCTTCTATTTGTTGAATACTGCTTCCTAAACCATACCCTCCATTGGTATTAAAAGGAATTATTGTTTTACCACTAAGAGTATATTGATTCAGAAAAGATTTCATTGGAGGAGGCAATTGCATATCCCAGGTTGGAAATCCTATGAAAATTGTGTCATATTGATTCAGCTCCTTTATTCCAGTCTTTAAAGGAGGTAAATATCCGGTTTCGTTTTCTCTGTCAACCTGGTTAACAATTTCCCGATAATTTTCAGGATATGGATCTTGTAATTGGAGTTCAACCAGGTCACCGCCTACTTGACTCTGGATTAATTCAGCTACAGCCTTTGTATTATTTGTTCGGGATAGGTAAACGATCAAAGTTTTGCCACTTTCCTGTTCAACCATATCCTCCCCCCGTGGCTGATCTGTCGATTTTCCGTTGCAGGAAAAATTCAACCACAGGAGAACCAGTAGTGCAACAGCTAGATGATTTCCCATTTTCAATTCCTTTATTAATTACCTGGCCGGTCCATTTGCCGGACAAATGACATATTAGCTAATTTCCAGTCCCCATCTTCTTTCTTATATACTTCTGTAACCATAAACGGATTTGTTACTTCATTTCCTCCGACTACTGCCAGTAAAGTGATACGATTTAAAAGAATGGCAGTATTGCCCATAACATCTACAGAAACATCGTGAATCTCAGCATTTTTGTAATGAATACCACCGGACCTTATCACTTCCACCTCACGCTCCTTGCCCCAGCTTCCACCCATATGAACGAACTGGGATTTTTCGTGGAAGAGATCTGCCAAAGTATCGGCTTCTTTATCTGCCATCCATTTCCATTTCTTTTTAGAAAGTTCTATGATTTCCTGCTCGGAATCTTTATGTGCTAATTCAGGAGTTTTTAGCGCATTATAAGTTTCAGCAGTAAGGGTATCTGTCCATTTTGTAGGCGAATTTCCACTTATTGCCAGATAAGTAACCGTGTTATTGGGTGTAGCACCGTGCCAGTGTTCAACATTTGGAAGACACTTCACAACGTCTCCGGCACGGACCACCATAACTTCTTTTCCCTTTTCCTGATAATAACCAACCCCGTGAGTAATTAATAGTAATTGTCCATCAGGATGCAAATGCCAGTTTAGTTTAGATCCCTCAGCAGATACGGCCTGAGAGATGTTAAAATCGAATGTTTCATCGGCATCAAACACATGGCTCAACCACACATCTCCGGTATGATTAACATTAGGTGCTTTGTTACCTTTAGGAAAAATACTTTCCTGAGCCAACAGGAAATTTGGAATTAATAATCCTAAAGCCAGAATCAGAAACAAATTTTGTACGCTTTTCATATTATGAGTTTTAAATTTAGTTGTTTTTAATCCAGTCCTTTTTCCTTCAACCATTCAAACAAATGATCTGCCACTTCTTTATTGTTAAGGTCAGACATTGGGAAATGGGTGTTCCCCTCAAGTCCTATTTCAGGCAGTGGCACTAATGTTACATCCCCACCATGCTTTTTAACAGTTTCTGTCCATTTTCTTGCCATGGCAAGAGCTACACGCCACTGTTCCTTTCCGGGGTTTTGGGTAACTTCTTCAGGTATATAATCTCCATAGTAGATGATAATGGGGATCTCAGTGAGACGTTTAAATTCATCCATTGGAACAGCCCGGGCGCTCAATTGCCCACCCAGATAGGGCATAGGTTCCGGCACCTCTCCTTCAGGAAACACGAAATTACTTCCAGGTTCATAAGAAACAATCCCTTTAATATTTTGATTTTGTAAAGCAGTAAGCCAACCCTGGCCACCGCTATGAGAATGGGTAACTAAAACGCCGGGTCCAATTCTGTCAAATAAAGCAGAAACTGCAGCTATATTTAAATCAATCTCGAGGGGTCCAGTATCGGGCGTCATTTGTCTAAAGAATTGATCTAAGGCCTGTGGATCTTTAGAAAATTGAACTCCTTCATAAAATTCGGTTCCCATTCCTAAACGGAAAATCCCGAACCACAACTGATCATCTGTAGCGGCTGGAATTGTAGTTCCTTCAGTACCCCGTCCGGCGAGGCCTCGTCGTGGCTGATCAATTAAATATACCGGAAAACGTTTCCGAAGAAAAATACTTTGGAATCCCTCTCTGCCATCTGGTGTAGTTTGCCAGGTCCTCATAGATTGTCCGAAGCCATGCCAGAAAACCAGCGGGAGTTCCCTGGCATTTACAGGCCTTTGGTAAAACACAGTGCCGTGATCGCCATGCAATGTTTGACCTTCTGTACTTTGATTGCGAGGATTGAAAGCCCCGTGTTCTACAGGATCAAAAGTGCCGGGGCTCTTTTTGACTGTACCACCCACTGCAAAACTTCCCTGTTCCTGAATTTTGATAATACCGCTCTTCGTGGAGCTGCAGGAATAGAAGGTAATGGCAATTAAAAATATGTAAACCGGTTTAATACTAAAAATTATATATTTCATTATAAAAAGCTTTTCATCTGCAAATTTCTTTTGATTCTTTGTAAGTATTATTACATAAGTTACTGCTTTTTCTACCAATACTACTGATTGAACTTGACACTTTGGCAAAGCAAACAGAGAATACGTTGGATAATTTTATAATACTTTTAAAGATTTTCCCCTTCCTTTTTATTCCTTTGGAGGAGCTTCTACACCCATCCCATCAAGAACAGGTTGTGCATTACGGGCACCTGCAATTTCAATTTGTGAAAGTCCCTCATTAAAATCATTAAGTTCTTCTGAAGTAAAGGAAATTTCATTTGCTTTTATGTTTTCCCTGAGATGAACCGAATTTGAAGTCCCTGGGATTGGCACGATCCAGGGTTTTTGAGCCTGTAACCATGCTAAGGTTATCTGAGCGGGTGTTGCATTTTTACGAAGTCCCCATTCTTCTATGTAATAAAGCATTTTTAAATTTTGAGGAATATTCTCAGGCGTGGTTCGTGGTAAAATAGTTCGGAAATCTCCTTCAGAAAACCGGGTGTTCTCATTGATTGCATCCGCAAAAAATCCATATCCCAAAGGGCACCAGGGAACAAAACCAATATTTAATTCCTTACAGAGAGGCAAAACTTCAGCTTCAGGATCTCTCGTCCATGGCGAATATTCATTTTGAATGGCAGCTAGTGGTTGTACGGCGTGTGCTCTCCGTATTGTGTTTAGACCTGGTTCAGAAAGCCCCCAATGCAGCACCTTTCCTTCTTTAATTAATTCCTGAACGGTACCTGCCACATCTTCAATAGGGACATTCGGATCAACACGGTGCTGGTATAGCAGGTCAATATAATCTGTATTCAGTCTTTTCAGCATTCCCTCAACAGCTCTACGAATGGTTTTGGCGCTACTGTCAACTCCTCCTCTTTCCCCGGATTGAGGTTCTACATTGAACCCAAATTTAGTGGCCAGCACCACTTCTTTTCTAAAGGGCTTTATTGCTTCTCCCACCTGTCTTTCATTCATGTGTGGACCATAAACTTCAGCTGTATCAAAAAAGGTTACGCCATTTTCAAAGGCTTCTCTATAAAGCTTATTTACTTTCTCCTGTTCCCGTACACCTCCGGTATAGAAGCCAACAACAGGAAGGCCGCCTAAACCAAGAGAGGAAACCTCCAATTTTCCAAGGTTTCTACGATTGGTGGCTAGTTTTGTTTTTTTCTCCTCTTTCTTTCCGGAATTCTGGTGCGAAGTCTGTGCTCCCAGAGAAAACGGATTTAACGCAAGGCCTAAACCCGCAATTGCTGTGCTGCCTAAAAAGGACCGTCTATTAAAATTAATTCCTGACTTGTCGTTAGTATCTTTAAGATTATCTTTTTCCATATCCTTATTTTTACTTGATTTTGAACTTTTCAAAGATCCTTTTTTCTGCTTTTCAGTAAGTTATACAGATTACTGCATTTTCTACCAATATTACTGATTGACCTTCAACGGGTTAAAAGTGAGGAGTGGATTTTGTAAATTTGTTTGAATTAATAATTAAGGAAAGCATGGAGGGTTTATTTAAGTTCGAGACGGTAAGTGAATATAATGCATTAAATAATCACGAGACGCTGCATCCCCTGGTGAATATCATTGATTTCTCTAAGGCAAATCCACGTAGCTGGGGCGGAGCGAAGACTATAAAAATAAATTATGGTCTTTACTGTATTTTCTTAAAAGAAGTAAAATGCGGAGATTTAAAGTATGGCCGAAATTATTATGACTACCAGGAAGGTACTTTAGTTTTTGTTTCTCCGGGACAGGTAATGGAAATTGAGAATAGTGGGGAAATGTACCAGCCAATAGGTCATGCCTTGGTGTTTCATCCAGATCTAATATCGGGAACATCTCTCGCTCGCAGTATTCAGGAATATGGATTTTTTAGCTATAAAATGAGTGAAGCATTGCACTTATCAGAAAAAGAAAGGCAGCTTGTGCTTGATTGTTTTTCTAAAATTAAATATGAATTACAACAAGGGGTGGATAAGCATAGTAAGAAACTTATCACTTCCAATATTGAGCTGTTCTTAAATTATTGCGATCGTTTTTACGACCGTCAGTTTATAACCAGAGACAATGCTAACCGGGGAATACTGGAAAAATTTGAAGAGTTGCTCAACGGCTACTTTAGATCTGAAATGCCGCAACTAAGCGGTTTACCCTCTGTTGCCTATTTTGCAGATGAATTACATTTATCTCCAAATTATTTTGGAGATCTTATAAAAAAAGAAACAGGTAAATCTGCTCAGGAATATATACAAAATAAGATCATCGAGGTTTCTAAGAACAGAATGTTCAATCTTGAAAAATCTGTAAATGAAATTGCTTATGAGTTAGGTTTTAAATACCCACAACATTTTACCAGGCTATTTAAACAAAGAGTGGGATTAACACCAAAGGAGTTTCGGAATATGAATTAGTGTTGTTAATTCTATAGTGCAACACTCATAAGAATTTAATAATCAAAACTTTTTTATGGGGATAGGAGAACCGAACCTCTACCCAAGAGATAGTTATAGATCTGACAAAAATGTGATGAGGTTTATTTAATTACTGTTTTTTGTGCTTCTTTAGCATAAAAATCCGCAATTTGTTGAGCATAGTCCATTGAAGATTTGCCTATGTAACCTAGGAACATTTTTTCTGTACTATGAGCAGTTATTTGCATAATTAAAGGAGTGGGCAATTTTCCGTAGGTATTTGTGGCAAAAGATCTTCGGCACACATGTGAACTCATCAATTGCCATTTAGGGAAAGATCCTTTTACTTTTCGTTTTTCACCTTTTTCTTTTCTCTTTCCGTTTTTATCCTTCGGTATTATTTTTCCATTCTTATCAACCATTTCAATTTTCATACCCGGAATGACCTCATCTATACCCACCTCCTTACAAAGATCCTTCAGGTGTTTGTTAAACTTTTGAAGTGAAATGTTATAAGGTAGACCTTCTTTTAAAATTTCCTTCGTAACCGGTAGAACTGGAATAGTAACCTGTTTCCCTGTTTTCTCTTGTTTAAGTTCTATAACTTCCAATCCATTTCGTGTTACGAAGTTCTCTTCAGTTAAGTTAAGAAGATCCTGACCTCTTTGTCCAAGGTTGCAACCCAAAAGGAGCCATTTCCTGGTGTTCAATAATGATTTACTGGTAAGTGGTGCCTGTTCAATTGTTTGAAGCTCCTGGGGGCTTAAATATAGAATGTATTGGTTTTTAGCCTTGCCTCCTTTTACTCTTTTGAGCTGAGGACTAACTGTGAAACCATTTATTTCAGCATCGGCACAAACAGTTTTCAAATCATCTATTTTTTTCTTGGCATAGCTTTCGGCATAATTTCTTTTATTAAGCATCCAGTCAAGAAAATCCTTGCCAAATTTTATGTCTACATCCTGCACCTTAAGCCTTTTTTTACCCTGATATTTTATTATAATTTGGAGAAGGTTTTTATAGTTATCAATTCGATTTTTAGAGAGGCCTAACCCTCCTTTGGAGTTTTCTCTCAGTCCAGCAGTATCAATAATATTTTGAATAGCATCTACTAACAGATCACTTTTTGCGGTCTCTTCCACCGCAACATTTCCGTTGAAAATATCGATTTGCTTTTGAAGCCATTCACTGTTAATTTCACCTGGCGCAGCTTCGTCGTAGCGATCAATTATTTGATTTTTAAGGTCCCTCAACTTCCTGTTAAGGTTTTTCATTTCTTTAGAATTTCTTTTAACCCCTTCTAAAATTGGGCTTTTTTTGCCACTTCCGGATAAAATGCAATTGGAGATATTTATAATTTTTCCAGTGCTTTTGATATAATCATGTTTCCGGCCATGGATAAAACGGAGGTAAATGGTTACAGGATCTTCTTTTCCTCTAATAATATATTTGACTGTAGCCATAGCGAAAATTGTTTATTCTAAAAATAAACCTTTCCCGACACTTTCCCGACATTCAATAGAATTATTTGATTTTAATTACCGTTAAAATTTTCTGGAATGATTTTAAAATCAGTGATATACAGGTATAACAAAACTTTTTCGATTTAATAAAATTAAATTCAACATCCCGCTCCGAGTACAGAAACCCTCTTTATCTTATTGATTTAGAGGGCTTTGTGTTTTATAAGCTTTTTGTTTTCCAATTTTTTGCACTTTTTCTTTATGATTTATTTCCGAACAATGGTTTCTGTGAAGTTCCTATAATTATCTACTGATAAACATTTTTAAAAGATATAATTAAACTTTAAATAACAAGCACCTCATCAAAACAGTAGGTTCCTATATGCTACCCTTTTCACAAATGGAAAGGAAAGGTCACTAATCGATGTTTCCATTTGATTTAAAGTAGATCCTATTCCTTTGAGTAAGAGCCTGAATACTTTTCTAATCTCACTTTAATTTTAAAATAAGTAGCTTTATCTTTAAGGAAAACCCTACAAGTATGGTACTTAACTTTATTACATTACTGGTTGTTGCTTTATCGGGAATTGGGATACTGTTTTACGCTTTTCTCAAAAGGCGAAAAAGGAAAGACAAGGACCTACCGGATGATCCCGAAAAAGATGACCCTATCCTCCATATTCGCAATAAGCTGTTTTTTGAGATCCCGGTAGAAAAGATCCTGTTGGGTTATTTCGTGATCGTAACTCTTACTTATCTGGTTAAATTCATTCTTAATCTACGGATTCCCGGGATAGACCTTGCTGTTCTATATCTTTCCGGGATCACTCTTTTTCTCGGGATCTATAAAATGGCTATGAGTGTTGGGGTAGTGAATCGATTCCATCCCTGGCTGCTCTTCTCCATGGTTTTTTCCCTGGTAATTTTCATAGCTGTCTATACAGGCATGCCTATGGGAATCCAGGAATTTTTGGAAGAAACAAGAGAGTATAATTTGACCATACATTTGCTGGGCCTTGCCATGGGTCTTGGTGGTACCCTGGTAGTAGATATCATGTTCACTCACTTCATGAGAAATTATTCAATCTCTGCACGGGAATCTGTCATTATGCACCTTATCTCCCAAATGATCATCTTTGGGATCTTCCTGTTGATCTTAAGCGGACTGGCATTGTACCTTCCGGCTGCAGAAAGTTTTAATGAGAATCCAAGATTTATCATGAAAATGATCGTGGTACTTATTGTTATAATTAATGGAGGAATACTTAACCTTTACCTTACTCCTAAAATGAAAAAAATCTCACTGGTGGATGAGGAAAAGAACAGGTACGAGAAATTAACCCGCATTTCCTTTGCGCTTGGAGCTATTTCCATAGTTTCCTGGCTAAGTGCTTTTTTCCTCGCCATGCTTAAGGATCTGTTTTCAATGCCGCTATTTTATCTAATAATAGGTTATGTGGTACTATTATTAATTACTGCAGGGGGAAGCCAAATGGCAAAGGTCTATTATGAGAAGAAGGAGGAAGAAGATTGAGATTCGTTAAATCTCCCTCTCAAATATTTCAGTTTTTAAGATTTATTCTCAGGAGAGAATAACACTTTCCTTAGTTGTAAATTGATCTCCTCATAGGGGATCCTTCAGCATTGAAGGATTTTCTTATATTGGGTAAAAACCTTTTATGGAAGAAGAGGCCTTGGAGTTTGCACGCAAAGCTCACGCAGAGCAGTTCCGTAAATATTCAAACGAACCTTACATCGTGCATCCTATACGAGTTGCAGAACTTGTAAAGACCGTTTCCCACTCTCACGATATGGTTTGTGCTGCCTATTTGCATGATGTAGTAGAGGATACCCCTGTAAGCATTGACGAAATCCATGCAGAGTTTGGGCAGGGAATTGGAGACCTGGTAGATGAATTGACAGATGAATTCCTGAAGATAAATTACCCGCATTTTAACCGTAGTTCCCGCAAGCAAAGAGAGGTGGAGAGACAGGCGGGAATGAGCAGGGAGGCCAAAACGATCAAATTGGCAGATGTGATAGATAACACTCTGGATATAGTTAAAAATGATAAAGGATTTGCAAGGAAATATCTCAGGGAAATGGAAGCCCTTGTCAAGGTATTAAGCGAGGGTGATGAATTACTTTATCAAAAAGCTTTACAGGAAATAGAGGAGGCAAAGCGCGTTTTAAGGGAGGAGGAAAATTGAAAAAAAGTGCTTGTAAGATTAATAGCACCTATAATTAAACTTACGCGCAGTTGTATAAATGCAAAAATAATGTAGTTTTACCTTTTGAAGCTTAGAGTAACCTTAGATTTATAGAGATTTTAGGAGCTTTGCCTTAAATATTATACTGTATCATCCTCTGGATTTCCTTAATGATAAAAAACTATTTCTCCTTCTCCCTGTTTATAATTTTATTGTTTTCTCCTGTCTTTCTTATGGGCCAGGAACAGCCTGAACTGCTTAAATGGTTTGATAACCAAATTGGAACAGAGAATACAAGGCTGCTAAATGGGACTGCATATTCAGATCGTCACCGCACCATCAATGAAAAAAATAAACTTTTTGGAAGTGCCACAGGAAAAGGATCTGTTTTATATGATGGGCAGTGGTTCCCGGACCTTCAAATGAGATATAATGTTTTTGATGATGTATTGGTGGTGCAACTGGAAAGCGGCCTGGGGCTTAATATCATTCAACTTGTGAAGGAGAAGGTGGAGCGCTTCAACTTAAACGGAACACCTTTCATAAACATTATACCTCAAAATAATGCAGGGGTCACAGGATTTCACGAAGTATTATGGGAGGATAACAATTTTAAGGTTTTAAAAAAGCATGCGCTAAGGTTAAACGAAAAAAGGGACAGAGAGATATCTTATTTTGAGTTTGAACCTATTGAGGGCCATTATGCCTTTACTTATGGAGATCGAAATTACATTCTTGGTTCGAGGAATGATCTCGAAACAATATTTCCGCAATATAGAAGCGAAATTCAAAACCACTACAGGAGCGACCGGTCAATTTTAAGAAGCCGGCCGGAAACTTTTTACACTAACTTATTCCGTGAACTTTCCGGACTGGAAGATGAGTTAAGGAAAATGCCACAACGATGAAAAATATATTCTTTTGGTGTCTGCTTTTTATTTTTCAACTTTCGATGGCACAGGAGGTGAAAGTCCAGGGAATCAGTTTGGATTTCGAGAATAAATCAGCCGTAAGGGTTTTGCAGGAAATTGAAGATCAAACATCGTACAAATTCTTTTTTCTTGAAGAATGGCTGCAGGAATATAACGTAAGCGGCCATTTTCAAAATACAGACCTTGAGGAGGTGTTAACTCATATCTTCCAAAACACGGTAATAAACTTCTTCCAAATAGATGAAGAGCGTATAATTCTTACCAGGAACAATATAATCTATGATGAAGTTGCCAAGAGTCTTGCAGGACCGCGTGAGGATAAGATGATAGTAAGTGAAACGCCCATAGGAGACGTGGAACCGGTCTTTAAACCCGGTACAGCAGGGGATATTAAGGAAGGGACTATATATATTGGAAAAGAGATAAAAGGAAATAATAAAAGAAGCTTCAGGATCTCCGGATATATTACAGATGCAGATACCGGAAGAAGACTACCAGATGTTTCCATCCTTGTAAGGGAAAGGGGAACAGGTACCACCACAAATAATGAAGGATATTATGAACTGCAGCTTCCTGCCGGGCAACATCTACTGGAAACAAGTTCATTGGAATCCACTGCTTACAGAAGACAAATAGTAATTTTTAATGATGGGAGACTGGATATAGAACTGGAAGAGAACCTGCAGCAATTGGGGGAAATAGTTGTTGCGGCAAATTCCAACAGGAATGTGAAACAAGCCATTACAGGTATCGAGCAAATAAATGTGGCAGAAATCAAAACAATCCCGCTCGTATTGGGTGAAAGGGATATTATCAAGGTGGCCACAACCCTTCCAGGTATAAGTACGGCAGGAGAAGGTGCTGCAGGTTTTAATGTAAGGGGAGGAAGGGCAGATCAAAATTTAATTCTTTTGGATGACGCGGTAATTTATAATCCGGCACATTTCTTCGGAATTTTTTCAGCAATAAACCCTTTTACCTCTGGAGAGGTGAATATTTATAAGGGTAGCATCCCTGCCGAATATGGGGGGCGCCTTTCTTCTGTATTTGATATTAAAACCCGAAAAGGGGATACAGAAAAATTTACAGGTGAAGCTTCTATTGGCCCCGTGACCAGCAGTCTTTCTTTGGAGATTCCGGTGGTCAAAGAAAAATCTGCCCTACTGGTAGGTGGTCGCAGTACTTATTCAGATTGGATATTGAATACATTGGATGATCCGGCACTCCAAAATACAAGGGCTTCTTTCTATGATATTATTGCAAAATACCACCATAAAATAGATGAAAAGAGTGATATAGAGGCAACAGGTTATTTTAGCAGGGATGTTTTTAGTATCACTTCTGATTCGCTTTTTAGTTATGAAAATCGTCTTGGATCTTTAAAGTTCAATCATAGGTTTGATGAGAAGAACCGTGGCGCAGTTATTCTTACCAACAGTAATTACAAGTTTAATATAGATTACCAGGGAGAAGCCAATAACAATTTCACCTCTGGTTATAATATTAATGAAACAGAACTGAAACTACATTTAAATTATCTCTATAGTGACAAACATGATTTTAATTATGGGGTTTCGGCAAAACTTTACGGGGTAGAGCCCGGGCAAATTCGTCCCGATGGCAGGGAATCCCTGGTAGAACCTTTTGATATTGCTGGTGAAAGGGGCCTTGAAACCGCAATTTACATAGGAGATGATTTTACTGTAAACGAAAAGCTTTTAATTAATGCCGGCTTTCGTTATTCGTTTTTTACCGCATTGGGACCGGGGGAGGAAGCCAGGTATCGAGAGGGTCTTCCAAGGGATGAAACAACCGTAGAAGAGATCCTGGAATTTGATGATAATGAAGTTATTAAAACCTACGGTGGTCCTGAATTAAGGTTGTCTGCACGATATTTTCTTGGCAGGGAAC
Protein-coding sequences here:
- a CDS encoding flavodoxin family protein, with the translated sequence MGNHLAVALLVLLWLNFSCNGKSTDQPRGEDMVEQESGKTLIVYLSRTNNTKAVAELIQSQVGGDLVELQLQDPYPENYREIVNQVDRENETGYLPPLKTGIKELNQYDTIFIGFPTWDMQLPPPMKSFLNQYTLSGKTIIPFNTNGGYGLGSSIQQIEELCPECNILETYSTRGGLERDGIYLAIEGERREEVRSQVNDWLQKIGLMQQN
- a CDS encoding DUF4440 domain-containing protein, producing the protein MKSVQNLFLILALGLLIPNFLLAQESIFPKGNKAPNVNHTGDVWLSHVFDADETFDFNISQAVSAEGSKLNWHLHPDGQLLLITHGVGYYQEKGKEVMVVRAGDVVKCLPNVEHWHGATPNNTVTYLAISGNSPTKWTDTLTAETYNALKTPELAHKDSEQEIIELSKKKWKWMADKEADTLADLFHEKSQFVHMGGSWGKEREVEVIRSGGIHYKNAEIHDVSVDVMGNTAILLNRITLLAVVGGNEVTNPFMVTEVYKKEDGDWKLANMSFVRQMDRPGN
- a CDS encoding HD domain-containing protein, whose product is MEEEALEFARKAHAEQFRKYSNEPYIVHPIRVAELVKTVSHSHDMVCAAYLHDVVEDTPVSIDEIHAEFGQGIGDLVDELTDEFLKINYPHFNRSSRKQREVERQAGMSREAKTIKLADVIDNTLDIVKNDKGFARKYLREMEALVKVLSEGDELLYQKALQEIEEAKRVLREEEN
- a CDS encoding aldo/keto reductase yields the protein MEKDNLKDTNDKSGINFNRRSFLGSTAIAGLGLALNPFSLGAQTSHQNSGKKEEKKTKLATNRRNLGKLEVSSLGLGGLPVVGFYTGGVREQEKVNKLYREAFENGVTFFDTAEVYGPHMNERQVGEAIKPFRKEVVLATKFGFNVEPQSGERGGVDSSAKTIRRAVEGMLKRLNTDYIDLLYQHRVDPNVPIEDVAGTVQELIKEGKVLHWGLSEPGLNTIRRAHAVQPLAAIQNEYSPWTRDPEAEVLPLCKELNIGFVPWCPLGYGFFADAINENTRFSEGDFRTILPRTTPENIPQNLKMLYYIEEWGLRKNATPAQITLAWLQAQKPWIVPIPGTSNSVHLRENIKANEISFTSEELNDFNEGLSQIEIAGARNAQPVLDGMGVEAPPKE
- a CDS encoding TonB-dependent receptor; translated protein: MKNIFFWCLLFIFQLSMAQEVKVQGISLDFENKSAVRVLQEIEDQTSYKFFFLEEWLQEYNVSGHFQNTDLEEVLTHIFQNTVINFFQIDEERIILTRNNIIYDEVAKSLAGPREDKMIVSETPIGDVEPVFKPGTAGDIKEGTIYIGKEIKGNNKRSFRISGYITDADTGRRLPDVSILVRERGTGTTTNNEGYYELQLPAGQHLLETSSLESTAYRRQIVIFNDGRLDIELEENLQQLGEIVVAANSNRNVKQAITGIEQINVAEIKTIPLVLGERDIIKVATTLPGISTAGEGAAGFNVRGGRADQNLILLDDAVIYNPAHFFGIFSAINPFTSGEVNIYKGSIPAEYGGRLSSVFDIKTRKGDTEKFTGEASIGPVTSSLSLEIPVVKEKSALLVGGRSTYSDWILNTLDDPALQNTRASFYDIIAKYHHKIDEKSDIEATGYFSRDVFSITSDSLFSYENRLGSLKFNHRFDEKNRGAVILTNSNYKFNIDYQGEANNNFTSGYNINETELKLHLNYLYSDKHDFNYGVSAKLYGVEPGQIRPDGRESLVEPFDIAGERGLETAIYIGDDFTVNEKLLINAGFRYSFFTALGPGEEARYREGLPRDETTVEEILEFDDNEVIKTYGGPELRLSARYFLGRELSAKASYNTTYQYIHTLSNNTTVSPTDTYKLSDGNIRPQTATQYSLGLYRNFDNDMFETSVEGYYRTLDNMLDFKVGAQLFLNENIETEVLQGEGKAYGVEFLLKKTRGKLNGWIGYSYSRSFIKLDSDFREERVNNGEFFPANFDKPHDLSIVANYKLTKRFSLSANFIYQTGRPVTFPIGKYTFNGAEYVTYSDRNQFRIPDYYRLDLSLNIEGNHRIQKFAHSFWNISVYNVLGRNNPYSVFFITDNGEVKAYQSSIFSIPIPTITYNFKF
- a CDS encoding carboxymuconolactone decarboxylase family protein; translated protein: MKEFSRKIILTLLVGMMSLGITTNAQQQGTTTEKALSLKQQSIVSIAALTATGNLEDLKPALNDGLDAGLTINEIQEIIIHLYAYAGFPRSIHGLQTFMTVLDERKAKGLNDKVGPEASTVTNNRSKYVRGKENLEKLTGKPLEGPNKGYAAFAPTIEVFLKEHLFADIFERDVLNYQQRELVTVSVLAALGGVEPFMRSHMDIALYQGVTSGQLEHLVDLIEENIGEKEADAAEQVLEELLKSK
- a CDS encoding helix-turn-helix domain-containing protein, translated to MEGLFKFETVSEYNALNNHETLHPLVNIIDFSKANPRSWGGAKTIKINYGLYCIFLKEVKCGDLKYGRNYYDYQEGTLVFVSPGQVMEIENSGEMYQPIGHALVFHPDLISGTSLARSIQEYGFFSYKMSEALHLSEKERQLVLDCFSKIKYELQQGVDKHSKKLITSNIELFLNYCDRFYDRQFITRDNANRGILEKFEELLNGYFRSEMPQLSGLPSVAYFADELHLSPNYFGDLIKKETGKSAQEYIQNKIIEVSKNRMFNLEKSVNEIAYELGFKYPQHFTRLFKQRVGLTPKEFRNMN
- a CDS encoding phage integrase SAM-like domain-containing protein; the encoded protein is MATVKYIIRGKEDPVTIYLRFIHGRKHDYIKSTGKIINISNCILSGSGKKSPILEGVKRNSKEMKNLNRKLRDLKNQIIDRYDEAAPGEINSEWLQKQIDIFNGNVAVEETAKSDLLVDAIQNIIDTAGLRENSKGGLGLSKNRIDNYKNLLQIIIKYQGKKRLKVQDVDIKFGKDFLDWMLNKRNYAESYAKKKIDDLKTVCADAEINGFTVSPQLKRVKGGKAKNQYILYLSPQELQTIEQAPLTSKSLLNTRKWLLLGCNLGQRGQDLLNLTEENFVTRNGLEVIELKQEKTGKQVTIPVLPVTKEILKEGLPYNISLQKFNKHLKDLCKEVGIDEVIPGMKIEMVDKNGKIIPKDKNGKRKEKGEKRKVKGSFPKWQLMSSHVCRRSFATNTYGKLPTPLIMQITAHSTEKMFLGYIGKSSMDYAQQIADFYAKEAQKTVIK
- a CDS encoding alpha/beta hydrolase, with the translated sequence MKYIIFSIKPVYIFLIAITFYSCSSTKSGIIKIQEQGSFAVGGTVKKSPGTFDPVEHGAFNPRNQSTEGQTLHGDHGTVFYQRPVNARELPLVFWHGFGQSMRTWQTTPDGREGFQSIFLRKRFPVYLIDQPRRGLAGRGTEGTTIPAATDDQLWFGIFRLGMGTEFYEGVQFSKDPQALDQFFRQMTPDTGPLEIDLNIAAVSALFDRIGPGVLVTHSHSGGQGWLTALQNQNIKGIVSYEPGSNFVFPEGEVPEPMPYLGGQLSARAVPMDEFKRLTEIPIIIYYGDYIPEEVTQNPGKEQWRVALAMARKWTETVKKHGGDVTLVPLPEIGLEGNTHFPMSDLNNKEVADHLFEWLKEKGLD